gaggaaggaaagaggataTGGCGTTAACGTGGAACGAGTGGAACATCAGCCGCGGCCCTTCCCGGCACGACGCCGAGATTCCAACCACATACGTCAGGACAGCATGGCATCCCCACAACCCCACACCCCACACCAATTCCCGAGAGTGGCACACGTGCAGCCCACGCGAGAAGAAAAGGCGGCAGCCACCGCCGTGCCTTGCACAATCAACATCTCACCTCAAAATTAGACCACCATTTTTCGGAATCGACTActcctttttcttttttggTGCATAGGTCGAGCCTCATCGAGCGATATGCCCGAAATTACTGCTTTCCCCCAGCCAAAATCAGAACTCAACGTCCTGCTTCTCGGAGCGGGCGGAAGGGAACATGCCCTCGCTTTCAAGCTCGCCCAGTCTCCTAGGGTCGCTCGTATTGTCGTTTGCCCAGGTAACGGCGGTACTGCGCTCATGGGCGGGAAGGTCTCCAACCTCGCCCTGCCTTGGGGTGCTCCTCCCGCTTTCGGATCTATTGTCGAGTGGGCTCAGAAGGAGAATATTGACCTCGTCGTCCCTGGTCCCGAGCAACCTCTTGTCGATGGTGTCGAGGGTGCGTTCAAAAAGGCCGGTATTCCCGTCTTTGGTCCTTCCCCTGCTGCTGCCATGCTCGAGGGTAGCAAGTCTCTCAGCAAGGAGTTCATGGCCCGACACAACATCCCCACTGCCGCTTTCCGATCTTTCACTTCCACTCAGTACGAAGATGCCGTCGCCTACATCAAGTCCAAGCCCTTCACCTCTGGTCGAAGTGTCATCAAGGCCTCTGGTCTTGCCGCGGGCAAGGGTGTGCTCATCCCCGAAACTGACGAAGAGGCTCTTGCAGCTTTAAAGAGTGTCATGGTTGACAAGGAGTTTGGAGATGCTGGTGACGAGGTTGTCGTCGAGGAGTACCTCTCCGGCCCCGAAATTTCTGTGCTCGCTTTCAGCGATGGTTACACTATTGTGCCCATGCCCGCTGCTCAGGACCACAAGCGTATCGGCGAAGGTGACACTGGCCTTAACACTGGTGGTATGGGCGCTTACGCTCCTGCCCCTATCGCTTCCAAGGAGATTATGGAGAGGTGTGTCAAGGACGCGCTTGAGCCCACGATCAAGGGAATGAGGGAGGATGGTTATCCCTTCGTTGGCATGTTGTTCACCGGTTTCATGATCACTGCCGATGGACCTAGGGTTTTGGAGTACAACGTCAGGTTCGGTGACCCCGAGACTCAGGCTTTGATGTTGTTGCTTGACGAGGAGACTGATTTGGCCGAGGTGATGCTTGTGAGTTCCTTCCTTTTAATTTTCTTTCTTGGCCTCGCCCATATCTGACGGCAAATTTCTAGGCCTGTGTTGAGCGTCGTCTTGACTCTGTCAAGCTTGGCTACAAACAAGGTTACGCTGTTTCTGTCGTTCTTGCTTCCGAGGGCTACCCCGGCTCTTACCCCAAGGGCCTTCCTATGACGCTTAACCCTACCCCCGAAGGTACATCTATCTATATCATCGTCTCATCCTTGCATGAACTAACAATGTAATTATACAAAAAAAACAGGTGTCGAAGTTTTCCACGCCGGTACTAAGCGTTCCAACAACGTCACCGTCACCGACGGCGGCCGTGTCCTCGCCGTTTGCGCTTCCGCCCCCACCCTCCGCGCCGCCGTCGACCTCGCCT
The sequence above is drawn from the Cryptococcus gattii WM276 chromosome N, complete sequence genome and encodes:
- a CDS encoding Phosphoribosylformylglycinamidine cyclo-ligase, putative (Similar to TIGR gene model, INSD accession AAW47055.1); the encoded protein is MPEITAFPQPKSELNVLLLGAGGREHALAFKLAQSPRVARIVVCPGNGGTALMGGKVSNLALPWGAPPAFGSIVEWAQKENIDLVVPGPEQPLVDGVEGAFKKAGIPVFGPSPAAAMLEGSKSLSKEFMARHNIPTAAFRSFTSTQYEDAVAYIKSKPFTSGRSVIKASGLAAGKGVLIPETDEEALAALKSVMVDKEFGDAGDEVVVEEYLSGPEISVLAFSDGYTIVPMPAAQDHKRIGEGDTGLNTGGMGAYAPAPIASKEIMERCVKDALEPTIKGMREDGYPFVGMLFTGFMITADGPRVLEYNVRFGDPETQALMLLLDEETDLAEVMLACVERRLDSVKLGYKQGYAVSVVLASEGYPGSYPKGLPMTLNPTPEGVEVFHAGTKRSNNVTVTDGGRVLAVCASAPTLRAAVDLAYSGISQISFQGQTFRRDIAYRALSSEPPAEPKGLTYAAAGVSVDAGNDLVEAIKPVVKATRRPGADSDIGGFGGAFDLAKAGYKDPILVSGTDGVGTKLRVALDHGKHNTVGIDLVAMSVNDLIVQGAEPLYFLDYYACSKLDVPVAADVITGIAEGCLQAGCALIGGETAEMPGMYHGDDYDLAGFAVGVVEREQILPTADIASGDVLIALSSSGPHSNGFSLIRKIVSLSNLALHDTAPWDNNTSVGDSLLTPTKVYIKPLLPGIKSNLYKGMSHITGGGFTENIPRIFSSESSLGVKLDLTSYTLPAIWKWLMRAGNVEAKEMVRTFNCGVGMVIIVAKDNVDAALSSLKENGEDAWVIGEVQEKKGVEYVGLDQFGL